The following coding sequences lie in one Loxodonta africana isolate mLoxAfr1 chromosome X, mLoxAfr1.hap2, whole genome shotgun sequence genomic window:
- the RENBP gene encoding N-acylglucosamine 2-epimerase isoform X3 produces MSGVLRVRQDMEEWEILQAWKERVGQELDRVMAFWMEHSHDPEHGGFFTCLGRDGQVYDDLKYVWLQGRQVWMYCRLYRKVKRFRRPELLDSAKAGGDFLLRHARVTPPEKKCAFVLTRDGRPVKVQRTIFSECFYTMAMNELWRVTGDVRYQSEAVEMMEQLVHWVREDPSGLGQLRLPGAPSAEPMAVPMMLLCLVEQLGEADAELAARYAELGDWCAGRILQHVQRDGQAVLENVAEDGRELAGCLGRHQNPGHALEAGWFLLRHAIRKGDPDLRAHVIDKFMLLPFRSGWDPDHEGLFYFQDVDGLCPTQLEWAMKLWWPHSEAMIAFLMGYSESGDPALLRLFCQVAEYTFRQFRDPEYGEWFGYLNREGKVALTIKGGPFKGCFHVPRCLAMCEEMLDALLSRGDPADVPVRLGAE; encoded by the exons ATGAGCGGGGTTCTCCGAGTGCGACAG GACATGGAGGAGTGGGAGATCCTGCAGGCCTGGAAGGAGCGCGTGGGACAGGAGCTGGACCGAGTCATGGCCTTCTGGATGGAGCACTCCCACGACCCGGAGCATGG GGGTTTTTTCACATGCTTGGGCCGTGACGGGCAGGTGTATGACGACCTCAAGTATGTCTGGCTGCAGGGGAGGCAG GTGTGGATGTATTGTCGCCTGTACCGAAAAGTCAAGCGCTTCCGCCGCCCTGAGCTCCTGGATTCAGCCAAAGCAG GTGGTGACTTTTTGCTGCGCCATGCCCGGGTGACACCTCCTGAGAAGAAATGTGCCTTTGTGCTAACAAGGGACGGCCGCCCTGTCAAGGTGCAGCGCACGATTTTCAGCGAGTGTTTCTACACCATGGCCATGAACGAGTTATGGAGGGTCACAGGGGATGTGCGCTACCAG AGTGAAGCAGTGGAGATGATGGAGCAGCTCGTCCACTGGGTGCGGGAGGACCCATCGGGGCTGGGCCAGCTGAGGCTCCCAGGGGCCCCCAGCGCTGAGCCCATGGCAGTGCCCATGATGCTGCTGTGCCTGGTGGAGCAGCTTGGGGAGGCGGACGCAGAGCTGGCAGCCAGATATGCAGAGCTGGGGGACTGGTGTGCCGGCAGGATTCTGCAGCACGTCCAG AGGGACGGGCAGGCTGTGCTCGAGAACGTGGCTGAGGATGGCAGGGAACTTGCCGGTTGTCTGGGGAGACACCAGAACCCAG GCCATGCGCTGGAAGCTGGCTGGTTCCTGCTCCGTCATGCTATCCGGAAAGGTGACCCTGACCTACGTGCCCACGTTATCGACAAGTTCATGTTGCTGCCTTTCCGATCAGGATGGGACCCTGACCATGAAGGTCTCTTCTACTTCCAGGATGTTGATGGCCTCTGCCCCACCCAG CTGGAGTGGGCCATGAAGCTCTGGTGGCCTCACAGCGAAGCCATGATCGCTTTCCTCATGGGCTACAGTGAAAGCGGAGACCCTGCCTTGCTTCGCCTCTTCTGCCAGGTTGCAGAATACACCTTCCGCCAG TTCCGTGATCCCGAGTACGGGGAATGGTTTGGCTACCTGAACCGAGAGGGGAAGGTCGCCCTCACCATTAAGGGAGGTCCTTTTAAAG
- the RENBP gene encoding N-acylglucosamine 2-epimerase isoform X1, with the protein MSGVLRVRQDMEEWEILQAWKERVGQELDRVMAFWMEHSHDPEHGWAAPFGHPQQGLCPSRAPTLSSQPTLRFPSSPSHLRSWGLDTGLWGSAQAPHLLFMVHVPDRGFFTCLGRDGQVYDDLKYVWLQGRQVWMYCRLYRKVKRFRRPELLDSAKAGGDFLLRHARVTPPEKKCAFVLTRDGRPVKVQRTIFSECFYTMAMNELWRVTGDVRYQSEAVEMMEQLVHWVREDPSGLGQLRLPGAPSAEPMAVPMMLLCLVEQLGEADAELAARYAELGDWCAGRILQHVQRDGQAVLENVAEDGRELAGCLGRHQNPGHALEAGWFLLRHAIRKGDPDLRAHVIDKFMLLPFRSGWDPDHEGLFYFQDVDGLCPTQLEWAMKLWWPHSEAMIAFLMGYSESGDPALLRLFCQVAEYTFRQFRDPEYGEWFGYLNREGKVALTIKGGPFKGCFHVPRCLAMCEEMLDALLSRGDPADVPVRLGAE; encoded by the exons ATGAGCGGGGTTCTCCGAGTGCGACAG GACATGGAGGAGTGGGAGATCCTGCAGGCCTGGAAGGAGCGCGTGGGACAGGAGCTGGACCGAGTCATGGCCTTCTGGATGGAGCACTCCCACGACCCGGAGCATGGGTGGGCTGCCCCCTTCGGGCACCCTCAGCAGGGTCTTTGCCCGTCCCGAGCCCCCACCCTGAGCTCCCAGCCCACCCTCAGATTTCCCTCCAGCCCTTCTCACCTCCGGTCCTGGGGGCTGGACACAGGGCTGTGGGGGTCTGCGCAGGCCCCCCATCTACTGTTCATGGTACATGTCCCCGACAGGGGTTTTTTCACATGCTTGGGCCGTGACGGGCAGGTGTATGACGACCTCAAGTATGTCTGGCTGCAGGGGAGGCAG GTGTGGATGTATTGTCGCCTGTACCGAAAAGTCAAGCGCTTCCGCCGCCCTGAGCTCCTGGATTCAGCCAAAGCAG GTGGTGACTTTTTGCTGCGCCATGCCCGGGTGACACCTCCTGAGAAGAAATGTGCCTTTGTGCTAACAAGGGACGGCCGCCCTGTCAAGGTGCAGCGCACGATTTTCAGCGAGTGTTTCTACACCATGGCCATGAACGAGTTATGGAGGGTCACAGGGGATGTGCGCTACCAG AGTGAAGCAGTGGAGATGATGGAGCAGCTCGTCCACTGGGTGCGGGAGGACCCATCGGGGCTGGGCCAGCTGAGGCTCCCAGGGGCCCCCAGCGCTGAGCCCATGGCAGTGCCCATGATGCTGCTGTGCCTGGTGGAGCAGCTTGGGGAGGCGGACGCAGAGCTGGCAGCCAGATATGCAGAGCTGGGGGACTGGTGTGCCGGCAGGATTCTGCAGCACGTCCAG AGGGACGGGCAGGCTGTGCTCGAGAACGTGGCTGAGGATGGCAGGGAACTTGCCGGTTGTCTGGGGAGACACCAGAACCCAG GCCATGCGCTGGAAGCTGGCTGGTTCCTGCTCCGTCATGCTATCCGGAAAGGTGACCCTGACCTACGTGCCCACGTTATCGACAAGTTCATGTTGCTGCCTTTCCGATCAGGATGGGACCCTGACCATGAAGGTCTCTTCTACTTCCAGGATGTTGATGGCCTCTGCCCCACCCAG CTGGAGTGGGCCATGAAGCTCTGGTGGCCTCACAGCGAAGCCATGATCGCTTTCCTCATGGGCTACAGTGAAAGCGGAGACCCTGCCTTGCTTCGCCTCTTCTGCCAGGTTGCAGAATACACCTTCCGCCAG TTCCGTGATCCCGAGTACGGGGAATGGTTTGGCTACCTGAACCGAGAGGGGAAGGTCGCCCTCACCATTAAGGGAGGTCCTTTTAAAG
- the RENBP gene encoding N-acylglucosamine 2-epimerase isoform X2: MSGVLRVRQDMEEWEILQAWKERVGQELDRVMAFWMEHSHDPEHGWAAPFGHPQQGLCPSRAPTLSSQPTLRFPSSPSHLRSWGLDTGLWGSAQAPHLLFMVHVPDRGFFTCLGRDGQVYDDLKYVWLQGRQVWMYCRLYRKVKRFRRPELLDSAKAGGDFLLRHARVTPPEKKCAFVLTRDGRPVKVQRTIFSECFYTMAMNELWRVTGDVRYQSEAVEMMEQLVHWVREDPSGLGQLRLPGAPSAEPMAVPMMLLCLVEQLGEADAELAARYAELGDWCAGRILQHVQRDGQAVLENVAEDGRELAGCLGRHQNPGHALEAGWFLLRHAIRKGDPDLRAHVIDKFMLLPFRSGWDPDHEGLFYFQDVDGLCPTQLEWAMKLWWPHSEAMIAFLMGYSESGDPALLRLFCQVAEYTFRQLHKVKYKEYILTRQRW; the protein is encoded by the exons ATGAGCGGGGTTCTCCGAGTGCGACAG GACATGGAGGAGTGGGAGATCCTGCAGGCCTGGAAGGAGCGCGTGGGACAGGAGCTGGACCGAGTCATGGCCTTCTGGATGGAGCACTCCCACGACCCGGAGCATGGGTGGGCTGCCCCCTTCGGGCACCCTCAGCAGGGTCTTTGCCCGTCCCGAGCCCCCACCCTGAGCTCCCAGCCCACCCTCAGATTTCCCTCCAGCCCTTCTCACCTCCGGTCCTGGGGGCTGGACACAGGGCTGTGGGGGTCTGCGCAGGCCCCCCATCTACTGTTCATGGTACATGTCCCCGACAGGGGTTTTTTCACATGCTTGGGCCGTGACGGGCAGGTGTATGACGACCTCAAGTATGTCTGGCTGCAGGGGAGGCAG GTGTGGATGTATTGTCGCCTGTACCGAAAAGTCAAGCGCTTCCGCCGCCCTGAGCTCCTGGATTCAGCCAAAGCAG GTGGTGACTTTTTGCTGCGCCATGCCCGGGTGACACCTCCTGAGAAGAAATGTGCCTTTGTGCTAACAAGGGACGGCCGCCCTGTCAAGGTGCAGCGCACGATTTTCAGCGAGTGTTTCTACACCATGGCCATGAACGAGTTATGGAGGGTCACAGGGGATGTGCGCTACCAG AGTGAAGCAGTGGAGATGATGGAGCAGCTCGTCCACTGGGTGCGGGAGGACCCATCGGGGCTGGGCCAGCTGAGGCTCCCAGGGGCCCCCAGCGCTGAGCCCATGGCAGTGCCCATGATGCTGCTGTGCCTGGTGGAGCAGCTTGGGGAGGCGGACGCAGAGCTGGCAGCCAGATATGCAGAGCTGGGGGACTGGTGTGCCGGCAGGATTCTGCAGCACGTCCAG AGGGACGGGCAGGCTGTGCTCGAGAACGTGGCTGAGGATGGCAGGGAACTTGCCGGTTGTCTGGGGAGACACCAGAACCCAG GCCATGCGCTGGAAGCTGGCTGGTTCCTGCTCCGTCATGCTATCCGGAAAGGTGACCCTGACCTACGTGCCCACGTTATCGACAAGTTCATGTTGCTGCCTTTCCGATCAGGATGGGACCCTGACCATGAAGGTCTCTTCTACTTCCAGGATGTTGATGGCCTCTGCCCCACCCAG CTGGAGTGGGCCATGAAGCTCTGGTGGCCTCACAGCGAAGCCATGATCGCTTTCCTCATGGGCTACAGTGAAAGCGGAGACCCTGCCTTGCTTCGCCTCTTCTGCCAGGTTGCAGAATACACCTTCCGCCAG ctccACAAAGTGAAATATAAGGAATACATTCTGACAAGACAGAGATGGTAG
- the RENBP gene encoding N-acylglucosamine 2-epimerase isoform X4 gives MSGVLRVRQDMEEWEILQAWKERVGQELDRVMAFWMEHSHDPEHGWAAPFGHPQQGLCPSRAPTLSSQPTLRFPSSPSHLRSWGLDTGLWGSAQAPHLLFMVHVPDRGFFTCLGRDGQVYDDLKYVWLQGRQVWMYCRLYRKVKRFRRPELLDSAKAGGDFLLRHARVTPPEKKCAFVLTRDGRPVKVQRTIFSECFYTMAMNELWRVTGDVRYQSEAVEMMEQLVHWVREDPSGLGQLRLPGAPSAEPMAVPMMLLCLVEQLGEADAELAARYAELGDWCAGRILQHVQRDGQAVLENVAEDGRELAGCLGRHQNPAGVGHEALVASQRSHDRFPHGLQ, from the exons ATGAGCGGGGTTCTCCGAGTGCGACAG GACATGGAGGAGTGGGAGATCCTGCAGGCCTGGAAGGAGCGCGTGGGACAGGAGCTGGACCGAGTCATGGCCTTCTGGATGGAGCACTCCCACGACCCGGAGCATGGGTGGGCTGCCCCCTTCGGGCACCCTCAGCAGGGTCTTTGCCCGTCCCGAGCCCCCACCCTGAGCTCCCAGCCCACCCTCAGATTTCCCTCCAGCCCTTCTCACCTCCGGTCCTGGGGGCTGGACACAGGGCTGTGGGGGTCTGCGCAGGCCCCCCATCTACTGTTCATGGTACATGTCCCCGACAGGGGTTTTTTCACATGCTTGGGCCGTGACGGGCAGGTGTATGACGACCTCAAGTATGTCTGGCTGCAGGGGAGGCAG GTGTGGATGTATTGTCGCCTGTACCGAAAAGTCAAGCGCTTCCGCCGCCCTGAGCTCCTGGATTCAGCCAAAGCAG GTGGTGACTTTTTGCTGCGCCATGCCCGGGTGACACCTCCTGAGAAGAAATGTGCCTTTGTGCTAACAAGGGACGGCCGCCCTGTCAAGGTGCAGCGCACGATTTTCAGCGAGTGTTTCTACACCATGGCCATGAACGAGTTATGGAGGGTCACAGGGGATGTGCGCTACCAG AGTGAAGCAGTGGAGATGATGGAGCAGCTCGTCCACTGGGTGCGGGAGGACCCATCGGGGCTGGGCCAGCTGAGGCTCCCAGGGGCCCCCAGCGCTGAGCCCATGGCAGTGCCCATGATGCTGCTGTGCCTGGTGGAGCAGCTTGGGGAGGCGGACGCAGAGCTGGCAGCCAGATATGCAGAGCTGGGGGACTGGTGTGCCGGCAGGATTCTGCAGCACGTCCAG AGGGACGGGCAGGCTGTGCTCGAGAACGTGGCTGAGGATGGCAGGGAACTTGCCGGTTGTCTGGGGAGACACCAGAACCCAG CTGGAGTGGGCCATGAAGCTCTGGTGGCCTCACAGCGAAGCCATGATCGCTTTCCTCATGGGCTACAGTGA
- the LOC104847079 gene encoding ras-related protein rab7-like isoform X3 — protein sequence MASAGSSPLKILLVGSAGVGKSSLMSRFVHNRFCSRYRATIGADFFTKVMELEGQRVTVQLWDTAGAERFQSLGMALYRGSHCCVLVFDVTVATSFQAVAAQRAEFLMQADPPSPKQFPFVLLGNKTDLPGRQVSPREAEEWCAQTQAQYFETSAKDGTGVALAFHSASQAALRQERWDPESPCGVVLLPTGPPTTQSCAC from the exons ATGGCGTCCGCGGGGAGCTCTCCTCTCAAGATCCTTCTGGTGGGCAGTGCCGG GGTCGGCAAGTCCTCTCTGATGAGTCGATTCGTCCACAACCGCTTCTGCAGTCGGTACCGGGCCACCATTGGCGCAGACTTTTTCACCAAAGTGATGGAGCTGGAAGGCCAGAGGGTCACTGTGCAA CTCTGGGACACGGCAGGCGCAGAGAGGTTCCAGTCTCTGGGGATGGCACTGTATCGGGGCTCACACTGCTGCGTGCTGGTCTTCGATGTTACAGTGGCTACCTCCTTCCAGGCCGTGGCTGCTCAGCGGGCAGAGTTTCTGATGCAGGCTGACCCTCCCAGCCCCAAGCAATTTCCCTTTGTTCTGCTGGGCAATAAGACCGACCTCCCTGGCCGGCAG GTCTCTCCCCGGGAGGCTGAGGAGTGGTGTGCCCAGACTCAAGCCCAGTATTTTGAAACCAGTGCCAAAGACGGTACCGGTGTGGCCCTGGCCTTCCACAGTGCATCACAGGCTGCCTTGAGGCAG GAACGCTGGGACCCAGAGAGCCCCTGCGGTGTGGTGCTGCTCCCCACTGGCCCGCCCACCACACAGAGCTGCGCATGCTGA
- the LOC104847079 gene encoding ras-related protein Rab-7a-like isoform X1, which yields MASAGSSPLKILLVGSAGVGKSSLMSRFVHNRFCSRYRATIGADFFTKVMELEGQRVTVQLWDTAGAERFQSLGMALYRGSHCCVLVFDVTVATSFQAVAAQRAEFLMQADPPSPKQFPFVLLGNKTDLPGRQVSPREAEEWCAQTQAQYFETSAKDGTGVALAFHSASQAALRQVLRRGGVHHAPPDSTQDRRQPWGSAKPLQVPRLPTHCPPAWPMAAYLCCTCLWPGSTPRPRRHQLPDHLRQR from the exons ATGGCGTCCGCGGGGAGCTCTCCTCTCAAGATCCTTCTGGTGGGCAGTGCCGG GGTCGGCAAGTCCTCTCTGATGAGTCGATTCGTCCACAACCGCTTCTGCAGTCGGTACCGGGCCACCATTGGCGCAGACTTTTTCACCAAAGTGATGGAGCTGGAAGGCCAGAGGGTCACTGTGCAA CTCTGGGACACGGCAGGCGCAGAGAGGTTCCAGTCTCTGGGGATGGCACTGTATCGGGGCTCACACTGCTGCGTGCTGGTCTTCGATGTTACAGTGGCTACCTCCTTCCAGGCCGTGGCTGCTCAGCGGGCAGAGTTTCTGATGCAGGCTGACCCTCCCAGCCCCAAGCAATTTCCCTTTGTTCTGCTGGGCAATAAGACCGACCTCCCTGGCCGGCAG GTCTCTCCCCGGGAGGCTGAGGAGTGGTGTGCCCAGACTCAAGCCCAGTATTTTGAAACCAGTGCCAAAGACGGTACCGGTGTGGCCCTGGCCTTCCACAGTGCATCACAGGCTGCCTTGAGGCAG GTGCTGAGGAGAGGCGGTGTTCACCACGCTCCACCCGATTCCACCCAAGACAGGAGACAACCCTGGGGGTCTGCAAAGCCTCTCCAAGTCCCTCGACTCCCCACTCACTGCCCTCCGGCATGGCCCATGGCAGCCTACCTCTGCTGTACATGCCTATGGCCAGGGTCCACACCCAGGCCCCGAAGGCACCAGCTCCCAGATCACTTACGTCAGAGGTGA
- the LOC104847079 gene encoding uncharacterized protein LOC104847079 isoform X2: MASAGSSPLKILLVGSAGVGKSSLMSRFVHNRFCSRYRATIGADFFTKVMELEGQRVTVQLWDTAGAERFQSLGMALYRGSHCCVLVFDVTVATSFQAVAAQRAEFLMQADPPSPKQFPFVLLGNKTDLPGRQVSPREAEEWCAQTQAQYFETSAKDGTGVALAFHSASQAALRQQERWDPESPCGVVLLPTGPPTTQSCAC; the protein is encoded by the exons ATGGCGTCCGCGGGGAGCTCTCCTCTCAAGATCCTTCTGGTGGGCAGTGCCGG GGTCGGCAAGTCCTCTCTGATGAGTCGATTCGTCCACAACCGCTTCTGCAGTCGGTACCGGGCCACCATTGGCGCAGACTTTTTCACCAAAGTGATGGAGCTGGAAGGCCAGAGGGTCACTGTGCAA CTCTGGGACACGGCAGGCGCAGAGAGGTTCCAGTCTCTGGGGATGGCACTGTATCGGGGCTCACACTGCTGCGTGCTGGTCTTCGATGTTACAGTGGCTACCTCCTTCCAGGCCGTGGCTGCTCAGCGGGCAGAGTTTCTGATGCAGGCTGACCCTCCCAGCCCCAAGCAATTTCCCTTTGTTCTGCTGGGCAATAAGACCGACCTCCCTGGCCGGCAG GTCTCTCCCCGGGAGGCTGAGGAGTGGTGTGCCCAGACTCAAGCCCAGTATTTTGAAACCAGTGCCAAAGACGGTACCGGTGTGGCCCTGGCCTTCCACAGTGCATCACAGGCTGCCTTGAGGCAG CAGGAACGCTGGGACCCAGAGAGCCCCTGCGGTGTGGTGCTGCTCCCCACTGGCCCGCCCACCACACAGAGCTGCGCATGCTGA
- the LOC104847079 gene encoding ras-related protein Rab7-like isoform X4: MALYRGSHCCVLVFDVTVATSFQAVAAQRAEFLMQADPPSPKQFPFVLLGNKTDLPGRQVSPREAEEWCAQTQAQYFETSAKDGTGVALAFHSASQAALRQVLRRGGVHHAPPDSTQDRRQPWGSAKPLQVPRLPTHCPPAWPMAAYLCCTCLWPGSTPRPRRHQLPDHLRQR; encoded by the exons ATGGCACTGTATCGGGGCTCACACTGCTGCGTGCTGGTCTTCGATGTTACAGTGGCTACCTCCTTCCAGGCCGTGGCTGCTCAGCGGGCAGAGTTTCTGATGCAGGCTGACCCTCCCAGCCCCAAGCAATTTCCCTTTGTTCTGCTGGGCAATAAGACCGACCTCCCTGGCCGGCAG GTCTCTCCCCGGGAGGCTGAGGAGTGGTGTGCCCAGACTCAAGCCCAGTATTTTGAAACCAGTGCCAAAGACGGTACCGGTGTGGCCCTGGCCTTCCACAGTGCATCACAGGCTGCCTTGAGGCAG GTGCTGAGGAGAGGCGGTGTTCACCACGCTCCACCCGATTCCACCCAAGACAGGAGACAACCCTGGGGGTCTGCAAAGCCTCTCCAAGTCCCTCGACTCCCCACTCACTGCCCTCCGGCATGGCCCATGGCAGCCTACCTCTGCTGTACATGCCTATGGCCAGGGTCCACACCCAGGCCCCGAAGGCACCAGCTCCCAGATCACTTACGTCAGAGGTGA